The following coding sequences lie in one Enterococcus sp. 9E7_DIV0242 genomic window:
- a CDS encoding YycH family regulatory protein, which translates to MTFLEKLIRPGLIAMIILSLYFSWSIWVSSSNKETVNQGETTITTTIKERTSQETFAPIRLVRMMETESTLTASESLIGSVQKLISESEFGPLSIAVNGDDEAFDRYYAEHQGVELMYEGRFLLSEYLMTYGIDTGEPEVAMEDAYFNRIQVDFDEKKIFFFDFNHKIVYQATISLSREEVEPLLDKDGVTYFEIAERSELSNKSYYMVKGLKLKKYSYILASQPITLFRNAFFNDTENIQTNEESADISYAKGSEKLTVNELGTIHFNGNLKSESEKQNIFSASFKYVKKLGANIGNLRYFDTSNETVNYRTFVEGFPVFSESNRGQVKVAATELNSDQAKITIDTSVDTIQVPIPSEEEITLKDSTDLLDTLIAYGADEAEIKSIIIGYTWQRLEETKQVVDLMPEWYIYYRDQWFPERELLEKLANWEVQ; encoded by the coding sequence ATGACATTTTTAGAGAAATTGATTCGCCCCGGCTTGATTGCGATGATCATCCTCAGCTTGTATTTTTCATGGTCGATTTGGGTTAGTTCATCTAACAAAGAAACAGTCAATCAAGGGGAAACAACGATTACTACAACAATCAAAGAACGGACCAGTCAGGAGACCTTCGCTCCTATCCGTTTGGTGAGAATGATGGAAACAGAGTCGACCTTGACTGCCAGTGAGAGCTTGATTGGTTCTGTTCAAAAGCTGATCAGTGAAAGTGAGTTTGGTCCATTATCTATCGCTGTTAATGGGGATGATGAGGCGTTTGATCGTTATTATGCGGAGCATCAAGGCGTTGAGCTGATGTATGAGGGACGATTCTTACTTTCTGAATACCTCATGACATATGGCATCGATACCGGTGAGCCTGAGGTAGCTATGGAGGATGCGTACTTCAATCGTATTCAGGTTGATTTTGATGAGAAGAAGATTTTTTTCTTTGATTTTAACCATAAAATTGTTTATCAAGCGACGATATCTCTTAGTCGTGAAGAGGTGGAGCCTCTACTAGACAAAGATGGAGTAACTTATTTTGAGATCGCTGAACGCTCAGAGCTTTCGAATAAATCTTACTATATGGTAAAAGGATTGAAATTGAAGAAGTATAGTTACATTCTAGCTTCACAGCCGATAACCCTTTTTAGGAATGCTTTTTTCAACGATACAGAAAATATTCAAACGAATGAAGAAAGTGCGGATATTTCTTATGCTAAGGGTTCTGAAAAATTGACGGTCAATGAATTGGGGACGATTCATTTCAATGGGAACTTGAAGAGTGAATCTGAGAAACAGAATATTTTTTCAGCTAGCTTTAAATATGTGAAAAAATTAGGGGCAAATATTGGAAATCTGCGCTATTTTGATACCTCTAATGAAACAGTGAACTACCGAACCTTTGTAGAAGGGTTCCCTGTTTTCAGTGAAAGCAACCGGGGACAGGTAAAAGTAGCAGCTACTGAACTGAATTCAGATCAGGCAAAGATAACGATTGATACCAGCGTTGATACAATTCAGGTGCCAATTCCTTCTGAAGAAGAGATCACGTTGAAAGATTCGACGGATTTATTGGATACGTTGATTGCTTATGGTGCGGATGAAGCAGAAATCAAATCAATCATTATTGGGTATACGTGGCAACGGCTTGAGGAGACCAAACAGGTAGTGGATTTGATGCCTGAATGGTACATCTATTATCGTGACCAGTGGTTTCCAGAGCGTGAGTTACTGGAAAAACTCGCAAACTGGGAGGTGCAGTAA
- a CDS encoding MBL fold metallo-hydrolase, whose amino-acid sequence MDQESTFNVSVLASGSTGNSLFIETKEKKILVDAGLSGKKITSLLAEVGRTPDELDAVLVTHEHRDHIHGVGVLARKYKLDVYANEKTWQAMDPLIGHVALEQKHIFEMGKVLTMGDMDVESFGVSHDAAAPQFYRFHKENKSFVILTDTGYCSDHVRGIVRDADAYLIESNHDLGMLRAGAYPWSLKQRILGDQGHLSNDDGALVMADVIGPNTKRIYLGHLSKENNMKELAQMAMESILKEYGLGVGHTFNVYDTDPESATGLFSI is encoded by the coding sequence ATGGATCAGGAAAGTACTTTTAATGTCAGTGTGCTTGCCAGCGGCAGTACCGGCAATTCCCTTTTCATAGAGACGAAAGAGAAGAAAATACTGGTGGATGCCGGACTGAGTGGGAAAAAAATCACGTCGCTATTGGCGGAGGTTGGACGCACACCGGATGAGCTGGATGCAGTTCTTGTGACACATGAACATCGGGATCATATACACGGTGTAGGTGTTTTAGCACGAAAATACAAGCTGGATGTTTATGCTAATGAAAAGACATGGCAAGCGATGGACCCTTTGATCGGCCATGTTGCTTTGGAACAAAAGCATATTTTTGAGATGGGAAAAGTGCTTACAATGGGCGATATGGATGTTGAAAGCTTTGGCGTATCTCATGATGCGGCTGCGCCTCAATTCTATCGTTTTCATAAGGAAAATAAATCGTTTGTTATTTTGACAGACACGGGGTATTGCAGTGATCATGTTCGAGGAATTGTTCGTGATGCAGATGCGTACTTGATTGAAAGCAATCATGATTTAGGGATGCTGCGGGCAGGAGCGTATCCATGGAGCTTGAAGCAGCGTATCCTCGGTGATCAAGGACATCTTTCCAACGATGATGGAGCCTTGGTTATGGCTGATGTGATTGGTCCCAATACTAAACGCATCTATCTGGGACATTTGAGTAAGGAAAACAATATGAAGGAACTCGCTCAAATGGCGATGGAATCAATTTTGAAGGAATACGGACTAGGTGTTGGGCATACTTTTAATGTCTATGATACTGATCCGGAATCCGCAACAGGATTGTTTTCGATATAA
- a CDS encoding two-component system regulatory protein YycI yields the protein MDFKRIEWIFFLVFFGVNIFLFGIYREGVQDERNVSYSDRAESLEHRLKKENIEHKGTFSTAQIEGYYLSGEKTNFYEMVQQKRIEQGDNNLFRYNTDIIENGMIRYPTANYYIDPKNVETTLSEFLSNNENVLFGNEYTYNSQFSNLTGDFPEITVSQVYEGIAFRDDSAEISLSLEKHETDELFKIATYTQYHIENIEKLREKTSLYTEHEAVETLYINSKIPSNSTITFSKLAYSCIYQIREKNVYVPVWFIGISSNETSLQIEQVNAMSNTIITNNTVTRVENQG from the coding sequence ATGGATTTTAAACGAATCGAGTGGATCTTCTTTCTCGTGTTTTTCGGTGTCAATATTTTTCTGTTTGGGATCTATCGTGAAGGGGTACAGGACGAAAGAAATGTCTCTTATTCCGATCGAGCAGAAAGCTTGGAACACCGCTTGAAAAAGGAAAATATTGAGCATAAAGGCACATTCTCTACAGCCCAAATCGAAGGTTATTATCTCAGTGGGGAAAAAACTAATTTTTATGAAATGGTTCAGCAGAAACGTATTGAACAGGGGGATAATAACCTGTTTCGTTATAATACGGATATTATTGAAAATGGGATGATTCGATACCCTACTGCAAATTATTATATAGATCCCAAGAATGTGGAGACAACATTGTCTGAATTTTTATCAAATAATGAGAATGTTCTGTTTGGTAATGAATATACCTATAACAGTCAGTTTTCCAATTTGACAGGTGATTTTCCGGAGATAACGGTCTCTCAAGTTTATGAAGGGATTGCATTTAGAGATGACAGTGCAGAAATCTCGCTTTCTTTGGAAAAACATGAGACAGATGAGCTGTTTAAAATAGCAACCTATACGCAATATCATATTGAAAATATTGAGAAGCTAAGAGAAAAAACCTCGTTATATACGGAACATGAAGCAGTGGAGACGCTGTATATCAATAGTAAAATACCAAGTAATTCAACCATTACTTTTTCAAAATTGGCCTATAGCTGTATTTATCAAATCAGGGAAAAGAATGTTTATGTTCCAGTTTGGTTCATTGGGATATCTTCTAATGAAACGAGCTTGCAGATTGAGCAAGTCAATGCAATGAGTAACACGATCATCACAAATAATACAGTTACAAGGGTGGAAAATCAGGGCTGA
- a CDS encoding lipid II:glycine glycyltransferase FemX, which yields MPIITNDVKNKNIMEDYDRFVQHAKYGSITQETSWSKAKECWEPLYVYLEEAGKIVAAMSILMIKNVGEKRFAYVTKGPVMDKVSVDYMQQLIQEAELELKKRDVFLLRMDPEYLYTEVLDKQLRTAGFIVRNRGLSGKGTIQPRYNMIVNLKGKTEEEVLAGFYGKTRYRIRYAEKNGLESRISSDRTDLEIFYNLYATTSERHGISYRPKAYFERLADSFLASGKMKIILVSIQGVPDAGGLCFLSGRKVWYMYAGSTHENQVLMAPYLVNWEGIKWALTEKKEGYDFGGVFELCNDDGLYQFKNGFVRPDTPTEFIGEIDKVYDQTAYEQFNAE from the coding sequence ATGCCAATAATTACGAATGACGTGAAAAATAAAAACATAATGGAAGACTATGATCGGTTTGTTCAACACGCTAAATACGGATCAATTACACAGGAAACGAGCTGGAGTAAGGCAAAGGAGTGCTGGGAACCTTTATATGTCTATTTGGAAGAAGCTGGAAAAATTGTTGCAGCAATGTCCATTTTAATGATCAAAAATGTTGGTGAAAAACGATTTGCCTATGTCACGAAAGGTCCGGTAATGGACAAAGTTTCAGTCGATTATATGCAACAACTGATTCAAGAAGCGGAACTTGAATTGAAAAAAAGAGACGTATTTCTTTTAAGAATGGATCCTGAATACCTATACACTGAAGTGCTCGACAAGCAATTAAGAACAGCTGGATTTATTGTACGAAACAGAGGATTAAGTGGCAAGGGAACGATTCAGCCAAGGTATAACATGATTGTGAATTTAAAAGGAAAAACAGAAGAAGAAGTTTTGGCGGGTTTTTATGGAAAAACAAGGTATCGCATACGCTATGCTGAGAAAAATGGATTGGAAAGTAGGATTTCTTCTGATCGCACGGATCTGGAAATTTTCTATAATTTGTATGCAACCACTAGCGAACGCCACGGAATATCTTATCGACCAAAGGCCTATTTTGAACGCTTGGCGGACTCCTTTCTTGCATCTGGGAAAATGAAGATCATCCTTGTTTCAATCCAAGGTGTACCAGATGCTGGCGGGCTGTGCTTTTTATCTGGGCGCAAGGTCTGGTATATGTATGCAGGAAGTACGCATGAAAATCAAGTGTTGATGGCCCCTTATTTGGTTAACTGGGAGGGGATCAAGTGGGCGTTAACAGAAAAAAAGGAAGGGTATGATTTTGGTGGCGTGTTTGAACTGTGCAATGATGATGGGTTGTACCAATTTAAAAATGGCTTTGTTCGTCCAGACACGCCGACAGAATTTATTGGGGAAATCGATAAAGTATATGACCAAACAGCCTATGAACAATTTAATGCGGAATAA
- the argB gene encoding acetylglutamate kinase: MDELLVIKIGGAAGDCLTEEFFQQIHAWRSEGKKIIIIHGGGHYISEMMTRLKVPVCHKEGLRVTTNEVLKITQMVLIGQVQPLITSRFQQQNLSAVGLNASSNGIILGEYLDKQALGHVGKVTEIRTDLLVDLLEKGYIPIIAPLGLTASGKWLNINADDTACHVASALDAEALYLLTDVAGIRKDGVYLQDISVAETDQLIEEQVITGGMIPKVKSAMAALHAGVSSIHITDDILKKGTVIQGKKVLV; the protein is encoded by the coding sequence TTGGATGAATTGTTAGTTATAAAAATTGGCGGCGCTGCTGGGGACTGTTTGACAGAAGAGTTTTTTCAGCAAATACACGCATGGCGGTCAGAAGGTAAAAAAATCATCATCATACATGGTGGGGGACACTATATCTCTGAAATGATGACTCGCTTAAAGGTTCCCGTCTGTCATAAGGAAGGGCTGCGCGTCACAACGAATGAGGTACTAAAAATTACACAAATGGTCTTGATTGGTCAGGTTCAACCGTTGATCACCTCTAGATTTCAGCAACAGAATCTCTCTGCTGTTGGGCTGAACGCCTCAAGCAACGGCATCATTTTGGGCGAGTATTTGGATAAACAAGCACTTGGGCATGTTGGAAAAGTAACGGAAATTCGAACGGATTTACTGGTCGACCTTCTTGAAAAAGGGTATATTCCGATTATTGCTCCTCTTGGACTGACAGCTTCTGGTAAATGGTTGAATATCAATGCAGATGATACAGCTTGTCATGTCGCTTCAGCTTTAGACGCAGAGGCACTTTACTTATTAACCGATGTAGCGGGTATCAGAAAGGACGGCGTGTATCTACAAGACATTTCAGTAGCAGAGACCGATCAATTAATAGAGGAGCAGGTTATCACAGGAGGGATGATTCCTAAAGTCAAAAGTGCCATGGCTGCTCTTCATGCCGGAGTTAGTAGTATTCATATCACAGATGATATTTTGAAAAAGGGTACAGTGATCCAAGGAAAGAAGGTGCTGGTATGA
- a CDS encoding DUF554 domain-containing protein, producing MILLGAIVNAAAIVAGSLAGAVLRNLSEETKDTVTKGIGLGVIALGIQMSFKAESFILVLISLCLGAMIGELAKIEDRMNRFGLYLEKRFAKSGSNFAEGFVTASLIFLVGSMAIIGAIESGVSGNHQTLFTKSVMDGFMAIMLTATLGVGVLFSSVPVLLYQGIIAIAASLLMGYVPEALLDLLMTGISGIGGLMILAIGLNITGLTKIRVSNYLPGIIILILLIIGQFYFF from the coding sequence ATGATTTTATTGGGGGCAATCGTCAATGCAGCAGCGATAGTTGCAGGTAGCTTAGCGGGGGCAGTATTGCGGAATTTGAGTGAGGAAACGAAGGATACAGTAACGAAGGGAATTGGGCTAGGTGTCATTGCTTTGGGGATTCAGATGTCATTTAAGGCAGAATCCTTTATTCTTGTGTTGATCAGTTTGTGCTTAGGAGCAATGATTGGTGAGCTGGCAAAAATCGAGGATCGGATGAATCGCTTTGGTTTGTATCTGGAAAAACGGTTTGCGAAATCGGGTAGTAATTTTGCGGAAGGCTTTGTCACAGCCTCTTTAATATTCCTTGTTGGATCAATGGCCATTATCGGAGCAATCGAGAGTGGCGTGTCAGGCAATCACCAGACGCTTTTTACTAAATCCGTCATGGATGGCTTTATGGCAATCATGCTTACAGCAACACTGGGAGTCGGGGTTTTATTCTCATCTGTTCCGGTTCTGCTGTATCAGGGCATTATCGCAATAGCAGCGAGCTTGTTGATGGGTTACGTTCCAGAAGCGTTACTTGATTTACTAATGACTGGAATTAGCGGTATCGGTGGACTAATGATTCTTGCAATTGGGTTGAATATCACCGGATTAACAAAAATTAGAGTATCGAATTATCTACCTGGAATTATTATCCTGATACTTTTGATTATAGGACAATTTTATTTTTTCTGA
- the argC gene encoding N-acetyl-gamma-glutamyl-phosphate reductase, protein MKVSIIGATGYSGLEVIRYLHTHPYVEIVSIHSQTENQSIDTFYPYLKGLLSLPLEPINPEKIMAQSDLVFLALPSGISKEVAAPFVKNGFPLIDLSGDFRLEEQGAYEKWYKKEAAHYPLIEAFDYGLAEYRADISKPFIANPGCYATAAELSFAPLLQEQLIELDSIIIDGKSGLSGAGKGLTQASHFIEANDNMSVYKMNEHQHIPEIIQQFQRWEPALTGIQFTTSLIPVTRGIFMTAYAKPKNKIEPKELLELYRRCYEGKTFIRIQEENRFPVLKQIIGTNFCDIGLSVNEATGMITLVTTIDNLGKGAAGQAIQNMNLFAGFSETEGLLHVSIYP, encoded by the coding sequence ATGAAGGTTTCTATAATTGGTGCAACTGGTTACAGTGGATTAGAGGTAATTCGCTATTTGCATACTCATCCTTATGTTGAGATCGTTTCTATTCATAGTCAGACGGAGAATCAATCGATCGATACGTTTTATCCTTATCTTAAGGGATTGCTATCACTTCCTTTAGAGCCAATAAATCCAGAGAAAATCATGGCACAGAGTGATTTGGTATTTTTAGCTTTGCCATCGGGAATTTCAAAAGAAGTTGCGGCACCATTTGTTAAAAATGGGTTTCCACTAATCGATTTGTCGGGTGATTTTCGATTGGAGGAACAGGGGGCTTATGAAAAGTGGTACAAAAAAGAAGCTGCCCATTATCCATTGATTGAGGCCTTTGATTATGGGTTGGCTGAATATAGAGCAGATATTTCAAAACCATTTATAGCGAATCCCGGCTGCTACGCGACTGCTGCAGAGCTAAGCTTTGCTCCATTATTACAAGAACAGCTCATAGAACTGGATTCCATCATTATTGATGGGAAATCTGGACTATCTGGAGCAGGAAAAGGCTTGACTCAAGCTAGTCATTTTATTGAAGCAAATGACAATATGAGTGTCTATAAAATGAATGAGCACCAGCACATTCCCGAAATTATTCAGCAGTTTCAGCGTTGGGAGCCAGCGCTTACAGGGATTCAGTTTACGACATCGTTGATTCCTGTGACAAGAGGAATTTTTATGACTGCGTATGCAAAGCCTAAGAATAAAATAGAGCCCAAAGAGCTGCTCGAACTTTACCGACGTTGCTATGAGGGGAAAACATTCATTCGTATACAAGAAGAAAATCGTTTTCCAGTGTTGAAGCAGATTATCGGGACGAATTTCTGTGACATTGGTTTGTCTGTAAATGAAGCTACAGGAATGATCACACTCGTTACAACAATTGATAATTTAGGAAAGGGTGCAGCAGGTCAGGCGATTCAAAACATGAATCTTTTTGCTGGTTTTTCTGAAACAGAAGGATTACTGCATGTATCAATCTATCCATAG
- the argJ gene encoding bifunctional glutamate N-acetyltransferase/amino-acid acetyltransferase ArgJ, which yields MKTINGTIASPKGFYADGFHSGLKRKRKDIGWIYSEYPAQAAGVFTTNAVQAAPIQVTKQALKSDYLQAIIVNSGNANACTGKNGLLHAQEMQQMAAQKLGVSSGSVAVASTGVIGQELPMTTIKKGIFGLNKTEGTPGHFHEAILTTDTRTKEIVVMSEIDGEMVTMAGVAKGSGMIHPNMATMLAFITTDAAIKNQLLQETLKHITDQTFNQITVDGDTSTNDMVLVMANGAAGNPFIQKESEGYQEFTAMLRVVMEELAKMIAQDGEGATKLIEAAVTHAKDQLTARMIAKKIVGSSLVKTAMFGADPNWGRIICAIGYADPSIDPEKVTISIGGLPVLINSQPQSFDEMKMREILVQDKIMILVDLQDGTKTGTAWGCDLTYKYVEINALYHT from the coding sequence ATGAAAACAATCAACGGGACAATTGCTTCACCAAAGGGCTTTTACGCAGACGGCTTTCACAGCGGACTAAAGCGGAAAAGAAAAGATATCGGCTGGATCTATTCAGAGTATCCGGCGCAAGCGGCAGGCGTATTCACGACCAACGCCGTTCAGGCAGCACCAATTCAAGTAACAAAACAAGCCCTGAAATCGGATTACTTACAGGCAATAATCGTAAACTCGGGAAATGCGAATGCCTGTACGGGAAAAAATGGCCTTCTTCATGCCCAGGAGATGCAACAAATGGCTGCACAAAAGTTAGGTGTTTCTTCTGGGAGTGTAGCTGTTGCATCAACGGGTGTTATTGGACAAGAATTACCGATGACAACCATCAAAAAAGGAATCTTCGGCTTGAATAAAACAGAAGGAACGCCTGGACATTTTCACGAGGCTATTTTAACGACAGATACACGAACAAAGGAAATCGTTGTTATGAGTGAAATAGATGGGGAAATGGTAACGATGGCAGGCGTTGCTAAGGGTTCTGGAATGATTCATCCGAATATGGCGACGATGTTGGCCTTTATCACGACAGATGCAGCAATTAAAAATCAGCTGCTGCAAGAGACCTTGAAGCACATAACGGATCAAACGTTTAATCAAATCACTGTTGATGGTGACACCTCGACCAATGACATGGTTCTAGTCATGGCCAATGGAGCAGCCGGCAATCCTTTCATCCAAAAAGAAAGTGAAGGATATCAAGAATTTACTGCGATGCTTCGTGTTGTAATGGAAGAGCTTGCTAAAATGATTGCTCAGGATGGTGAGGGTGCGACCAAGCTGATCGAAGCAGCCGTCACTCACGCGAAGGATCAGCTGACAGCCAGAATGATTGCGAAAAAAATTGTCGGCTCTTCCTTGGTAAAAACAGCGATGTTTGGTGCAGACCCTAATTGGGGCAGAATCATTTGTGCAATTGGGTACGCAGACCCATCTATCGATCCTGAAAAAGTAACCATCTCAATTGGTGGATTGCCAGTACTGATCAATAGTCAGCCGCAAAGCTTTGATGAAATGAAAATGAGAGAGATTCTTGTACAGGACAAAATTATGATTCTCGTTGATCTTCAGGATGGCACAAAAACAGGAACTGCCTGGGGCTGCGATCTGACGTACAAATATGTAGAAATCAACGCACTATACCATACCTAA
- the walK gene encoding cell wall metabolism sensor histidine kinase WalK, with amino-acid sequence MRKKVNFFQSVNFKIAISFILLLVIAIQIIGGYFIRELETTTISEYKNNVDRQVTQLVNVLSSPLGSEDQERTEIDSDLKRLLSSYSNSEFLEVRVIDDKGIVRATSDLNLQGIVGKKNEYADLNNLTSNKYAAVESGRRVYINIQPIHSPTGDAVIGAVFVKSNIESKYEEVTNIARIFFTASLIAGVISIIVTLLISRSITQPIGEMKEQALRIARGDYSGKVKVYGKDELGQLAETFNQLSERVEEAQETMESERNRLDSVLTHMTDGVVAADRRGKVITINEMATTLLNVKAEEAIGMSLLELLDIDEDYTLRKLLEEPDELLIDRSQSDEEADQMILKVDFAMIRRESGFITGLVCVMHDVTEQEKNERERREFVSNVSHELRTPLTSMRSYIEALNEGAWQNPEVAPDFLRVTLEETDRMIRMINDLLNLSRMDSGNSELQLEYVNFNELINFVLDRFDMMVENNDKKFTIRREFTKRDLWVELDPDKIIQVLDNIMNNAIKYSPDGGEIICRLLETHSNVVFSITDNGLGIPKKDVNKVFERFYRVDKARARAQGGTGLGLAISKEVIKAHNGSIWVESTEGQGSTFYISLPYEPYEEVWWE; translated from the coding sequence ATGAGAAAAAAGGTTAACTTTTTTCAGTCCGTCAATTTTAAGATTGCTATTTCATTTATCCTGCTGCTTGTGATCGCAATTCAGATCATTGGCGGCTATTTTATCCGCGAGTTGGAAACCACAACAATTAGCGAATATAAAAATAATGTCGATCGTCAAGTGACACAGCTAGTCAATGTTTTAAGCAGTCCACTTGGTAGTGAAGATCAAGAGCGAACAGAAATCGATTCAGATTTGAAACGTCTGTTAAGTAGTTATTCAAATAGTGAATTTTTAGAAGTTCGAGTAATCGATGATAAAGGGATCGTTCGCGCGACGAGTGATTTGAATCTCCAAGGAATCGTGGGAAAGAAAAATGAATATGCTGACTTGAATAATTTGACCAGCAATAAATATGCTGCTGTGGAAAGTGGAAGAAGAGTATATATCAATATACAGCCAATCCATTCCCCGACTGGTGATGCAGTCATTGGGGCTGTTTTTGTTAAAAGTAATATTGAAAGCAAGTACGAGGAAGTCACTAACATTGCTCGAATTTTTTTCACGGCTTCATTGATTGCAGGCGTGATTTCAATTATTGTGACCTTGCTGATTTCTCGATCGATCACACAGCCGATCGGTGAAATGAAGGAACAAGCCCTTCGAATCGCACGAGGCGATTATAGTGGGAAAGTCAAGGTTTATGGAAAAGACGAGCTTGGTCAATTGGCAGAAACGTTTAATCAATTGAGCGAGCGAGTGGAAGAAGCTCAAGAAACAATGGAGTCAGAACGAAACCGTTTAGATAGTGTGTTGACTCATATGACTGATGGCGTTGTTGCGGCAGACCGCCGTGGGAAGGTCATCACGATCAATGAGATGGCTACGACATTACTGAATGTAAAGGCAGAGGAAGCCATTGGCATGTCTCTGTTGGAGCTGTTGGATATTGACGAGGACTATACCTTGCGGAAGCTTTTGGAAGAACCGGATGAGCTGCTGATCGATCGCTCACAATCTGATGAAGAAGCAGATCAGATGATCCTTAAGGTTGATTTTGCTATGATCAGACGCGAATCTGGATTTATTACTGGGCTGGTCTGCGTAATGCACGATGTAACGGAACAGGAGAAAAATGAGCGGGAACGTCGGGAGTTTGTATCGAATGTCTCTCATGAGTTACGTACACCGCTAACGAGTATGCGAAGTTATATTGAAGCGTTGAATGAAGGCGCCTGGCAAAATCCGGAAGTTGCGCCGGATTTCTTAAGAGTTACCTTGGAAGAAACGGACCGCATGATTCGTATGATCAATGATTTGCTGAATCTGTCACGGATGGACTCAGGAAATTCTGAGCTTCAATTAGAATATGTCAATTTCAATGAGCTGATTAATTTTGTCTTGGACCGTTTTGATATGATGGTTGAGAATAATGATAAGAAATTTACGATTCGTCGGGAATTTACTAAGCGGGATCTTTGGGTGGAGTTGGACCCGGATAAAATCATTCAGGTGTTGGATAATATCATGAACAATGCCATAAAATATTCTCCAGACGGAGGAGAAATCATCTGTCGATTACTTGAAACGCATAGTAATGTTGTTTTCAGTATTACTGATAATGGCTTGGGTATCCCGAAAAAGGATGTCAATAAAGTATTTGAACGTTTCTATAGAGTGGATAAAGCCAGAGCACGTGCGCAAGGTGGGACTGGACTGGGTCTGGCGATTTCCAAGGAAGTAATTAAGGCCCATAACGGTTCAATCTGGGTTGAAAGTACAGAAGGACAGGGCTCAACGTTCTACATCTCCCTTCCTTATGAACCTTATGAGGAGGTATGGTGGGAATGA
- the yycF gene encoding response regulator YycF: MKKILVVDDEKPISEIVKYNLVKEGYEVFTAYDGEEALEKVKEEEPDLVLLDLMLPKIDGLEVAREIRKTYDMPIIMVTAKDSEIDKVLGLELGADDYVTKPFSNRELVARVKANLRRGVASVKEAEEAVPSELTIGDLTIHPDAYMVSKRGEKIELTHREFELLFYLAKHIGQVMTREHLLQTVWGYDYFGDVRTVDVTVRRLREKIEDNPSHPTYLVTRRGVGYYLRNPEQE; the protein is encoded by the coding sequence ATGAAAAAAATATTAGTTGTAGATGATGAAAAGCCGATTTCGGAGATTGTAAAATACAATCTTGTTAAAGAAGGGTATGAAGTATTTACTGCCTATGATGGGGAAGAAGCTTTAGAGAAAGTAAAAGAAGAAGAACCGGATTTGGTCTTGCTTGATTTGATGCTTCCTAAAATCGACGGATTGGAAGTAGCTAGAGAAATTCGAAAAACATATGATATGCCGATTATCATGGTTACTGCAAAGGATTCTGAAATCGATAAAGTACTCGGGCTAGAGCTTGGCGCAGATGATTATGTCACAAAACCATTCTCAAATAGAGAGTTAGTTGCTCGAGTTAAGGCAAATCTTCGACGCGGTGTAGCAAGCGTGAAAGAGGCTGAGGAAGCTGTGCCGTCTGAACTGACGATCGGTGATTTAACGATCCATCCGGATGCATATATGGTTTCTAAACGTGGGGAGAAAATTGAATTGACCCATAGAGAGTTTGAGTTGCTGTTTTATCTGGCAAAACATATTGGTCAGGTTATGACAAGAGAACATTTATTGCAGACTGTATGGGGCTATGATTATTTCGGAGATGTCAGAACAGTTGATGTAACAGTTCGTCGTCTACGTGAAAAAATTGAAGACAACCCAAGTCACCCGACTTATCTGGTTACCAGACGTGGGGTAGGCTACTATTTAAGAAATCCTGAACAGGAGTAA